From a region of the Cyclopterus lumpus isolate fCycLum1 chromosome 5, fCycLum1.pri, whole genome shotgun sequence genome:
- the LOC117731472 gene encoding ras association domain-containing protein 1-like isoform X3 — MNMNKDGSYTGFIKVQFKLARPVSVPPPKKGGQDAGRRKASGVKRRTSFYLPKDASKHLHISSRTSAREVIEVLLKKFTVVDNPGKFALFERSERHDQVYVRKVSDDESPLRLRLCSGPNEKVLSFVLKENETGEVNWHAFSMPELKNFQRMLQREEEEHVKQIVRRYALARTKMQEALAGSTPG; from the exons ATGAACATG AACAAAGATGGTTCCTACACTGGCTTTATAAAAGTGCAGTTCAAGTTGGCCCGTCCTGTGTCAGTTCCACCTCCGAAGAAAGGGGGTCAAGATGCTGGACGGAGGAAGGCCAGCGGAGTGAAGCGTCGCACCTCTTTCTACCTGCCAAAGGATGCATCCAAGCATCTGCACATCAGCTCACGCACTTCTGCTCGAGAGGTCATCGAGGTTTTGTTGAAAAAGTTTACTGTGGTTGACAATCCTGGCAAGTTTGCTCTGTTTGAGCGGAGCGAGCGTCATGACCAAG TTTATGTTCGCAAGGTGTCTGACGATGAGAGTCCCCTGCGCCTTCGTCTGTGTTCTGGGCCCAATGAGAAAGTCCTCAGCTTTGTTCTGAAAGAGAATGAAACTGGAGAAGTCAAT TGGCATGCCTTCTCCATGCCCGAGTTGAAGAACTTCCAGCGCATGCTGCAGcgtgaagaggaggagcacGTCAAGCAGATAGTGCGGCGGTACGCTCTGGCCCGTACTAAGATGCAGGAGGCTCTGGCTGGCTCGACCCCCGGCTGA